Below is a genomic region from Camelus dromedarius isolate mCamDro1 chromosome 25, mCamDro1.pat, whole genome shotgun sequence.
TAAAATTTCAAACCGTTTGCTAAGTTCCTCTGGTTttgggtttctcagtctgtaggTCGGCACCTCGCTTGACCTTTTGCAGCTTGccgttttctcttcttcctgtctgctcccaccccctcctcttctgCTCTTAGTCCTGCTGGCCAGGAACTTTTGACATAAGAGTAGCAACTCTAAGCTGgtgtatttcatttcttaaaaaattatataggaataaagtcaaagatacaggatatattcaaatcatttaaaaaattatatagagaCAGAGAGCCCACTCTGTACCAGATAGTGTATTAGGGTCTTGGAGTGAAAAGGAACTAAGACCGTATTCTTGCCCTCAATGGGTTAAAATTATCATATAAGGAGAGCTGAAAAGTGCAAGTCATGGTGTGAGGGTGGCTGGGTGGAGGCTGAGGGATAGCTTAAGTGAAGTTGCAACTTCACCTGGAAGGATCAGTGTTGGCCTCATTGTAACCCTAGGATGAGTTCCCCAGGCTGTGGGGGACTTGAGAAGGCACTGTGGAGAATTCTCTAGGGAATGGAGAAAGTAATTCCTAAGTTGGTGTGTTGGCTCCTCTCAGAAGCAAGACTGTTCTTTTGGGGAATTTGATGAGTACAGATTCAGAGAAGACCTGGAGAAGGAAACGGCAAGGCATCGTGCATGCCAGGAGATGTGGTGGATCTGCGCTGGGTTGGGAAGGAGGTGCAAAGGTTGCATCTGGAAGGCAGTGAGTGAAAGTCGTGGAATAGGTAGAGTAATGGGACCAAAGTCTCGGTGAAGTCAAAGAGCtcctgaaggtggaggaaggcgTTGGAGTGAGCTAGTCAAATGGGAAGAAGTTCTCAGAGAGGTGGATAAAGTGAGGAGTCTGGCTGTGCAAAGACGCAGGGTGTGGCCATAAGCATAAGAAGGTCCCAGTCTTTGATTTCTCCCTTCCCGTTGTACTGTCTTTCCTCAGGCATAAGAAGGTCCCAGTCTTTGATTTCTCCCTTCCCGTTGTACTGTCTTTCCTCAGGCAGTATCATCCTTGGTGTCTCTCACGTATAACCAGCCAAGACTGCACACTTGAACCCCACACCAATTTATCCAGCAGCTTAAACTAACCACATGTGTAACTCAAGCAacctcatatgtgaaatcttttaaaatcagcCTCCCCATGTTGAATTGATTATCCTTTACTCCTCACTATGTACAGTGTACAAACTATTACCGCCCCTGGAACCCTTTATAGTCCTATGTTTACCTGGCATTCTGTCTTAAATAGTAAGCCACCTGAGTGCAAAGATTGagtttgtttttgggttttttttctgtaagCTCAGAAATTAGCTTTGTATTCCTATGTGctaaatatttgtggaaggaaggaaaatagagAGAGGGGGGAAGAGATAAAGGAATTAAAATTGAGGAAAGGCAAGAATTTGAGACTAAAGAATCATGTAAACTCTGAAGGTCATGTAGGAGGGTAGCCAAAGCTGAAGAAAGAGGGCTCTTGGGTAAACCTGGCGGTGCATGAGGAGGAGGGTGGTCGTACTGGGGAGGTGGGTTGATAACAATAAGAGGGAAAGGTCAAGGTGAGAAGGGTGAGCACAGCCTTCCTCACAGAAGTTGACATTTATAGGAAAGGTTAGTGACAATTGCCAGGTAATTTCAGAAGGCGCAGTGGGGAATGGGTGGGAAAGGACTTGACTGAGTCAAGATCTGCTGAAACCCATAACTTTCTGTGAGTACTGTTTCTGTGTGGGAAATATTTCAATGAGAATTGACTCTTAAACTCTCATTCATGGATGTTTCTTGGATCACGGCTCCTGGGGAATATCCTCAGGAGAATGAATAAGAGGAACtacaacaataataatgtttATCAGGTGCTTGTGTTGTTCATCACTCCTCACAACAACTTGATGAGGTATGCGTTATTATCTTCCCCATTGCAGGAGTCAGGGAAGTTAGGCTTAGAGACGCTAAGTAGCGTTCGCAGTCCTCGCATTCGTCCTAAGTGGGGGCTGCTTGTTCTAGCCAAGGCAAGGCATGCTAGAACCAGCCAGGTCTTAAAGGAACATCCGATCCTGCCTCCTGAACTCCTGAACTCAGCTTCCCGAGGGACTCAGCACCCTCTGCTGCTTGCTCGAGCCCTGCTAGTTCACCTTCAACCCAAACCATGCTGCCGTGTTGGGAATTTGATGGGCTGTCCTGCTGCCTTCTGAAAATGGGGATTTGGGTTAATGATAACATaggttaaaatatataaaatgaaatagggTGAAATACAGTCAGaattggggagaggagagaaaaagaatgccTTCTGGTTAGGAAGGGAAGAATCCTGGAAGTTCCCAGAGAAATGTATTTCCATCTTCTAGACAACATATATACTTTCAGCCCGAGTCAGGGTGATGAGTTGGGAGaggaagacatggaaaacaagaatctgtgttttgtttattgGGGGTAAAAAATAGCTCACGGGAACTGGAGAATAGGGGCTgtcaaaaagtttaaaagtctGGCGATACAGGGTGTCCTAATTTGAGGGGTTCTTGAGGTTGGATTCTCTTGCTTCTGTGAGAGAATCTTGCCTTTTGTGGCAGCTGACGGGAGCTCTCCGTGGCCTTCTTGGGGTGCCCTCTCCTCAAACGTGAGGAGAGGACTTGCTGCCTTAGCCAGCGGAAGATCCACCCCAAGTGCAGACAGGAGAGGGCTCGTGTGCAGGAGGCAGTGTCCTCCTCCTCTGGTGGACCTGCTGAGACTGGGACTGGGGAGGACGTCCCTGCAGTTCTGGTCCTCTGGCTGCCGGTTGCCTGGCTTATTATCTGCCAAGAAAATGAACGTTAGATATGTGGAACCTGACAACAGTGGCGTCAGTATTTATCCATTCATGGAACTCAAATCCTTTAACCAAAAATAACCCAACTGTATATACAGAGTCTCAATACTCACTAATGCTGAAACACACGCAGAGTGTATTTTGGTCATAATTGTTGGCCTTTCTTTACTTTCCTGCACTCTTCTCTCCTTAGAGCTCCTTGGCATTGTGCCTTCAACTCCACCCTGACCCTTCCCTTGCCGCCAGCCCTTCTCCCACTCCCAGCCACGTCAGACACCCAGGGGGCCCAGCCCTGCTTCATGGCAGGGAGTGATGCTCCGTGTGTTCCCGCCTGGCCCCGCCACCAGGCCTGGCCCCTGCTTGCCAGCGAGGTGTCTCTGTGCTCACCTCAGCATCTCTGTGCTCACCTCAGCAAGCTCATGTCTCCAAGGCCTTGGAGGAGTCTGTGGAAACTGGATGACATCTTCCTTCTCTGCTGGGTTGAACGTGGCCAAGTCTTGACAAGTGTCATCTTCTCGATGACTGACCTGAGCCATACCTGGAGGGGAGCTGCTGGGCAGCTGGGCCTCTTCCTCCCGCGCAGATTCAGGAAACAGAGAGTCATCATCTTCGTCCTCTTTCTGGTTCTCCAGAAATTCCTCGAGCTTTTGCACAAGACCATCCAGTTTGCTGCGGGTCAGTGGTGTCTTCTCTTTGGGACACTTGTCTGTCCACTGATTGTCTCCTCTTGGGTCCCAGTTAGCCGTCGAGTCTGAATTGTCAGAGGCCACGTCCACATCCCAGGCCAGGGTGATGCTTAGTTTGCAGAACTGCTCTGGGTCATCCTGTGTCTGGTCTCGCCTCCCCAGGAGTCTCCCTATGTTTTCAGTCCGCCATGTTCCTTGGAGAGGAGGGACAAAGTGACCTGAAGGGCCCTCAGGaggtgtgtcttcattggagatgGTGTTTTCATAGGAGAAGGTGTCCTCACAGGGGAAATAGCCCACAGAGACACTCAGGCTTGATTCGGAGCTGCTGGAGAATGAGGGCACCATGGCATTCCAAGGCGCAAATTGCAGGTCTCCCTCATCCCAGGGAtctacaaaagaaaggaaaaataggtaggattgggaaaaagaagagataatCTTGGTACTTGTGAATAGAACTGCCTCACTCTGATAGAAGTTCATCCTCTCTTTCAGTCTCCAAAGGACAGAAGAGGCAGCCCTCTCCATTTAAAAACCTGTTtcaacttgacacaacattgttaaatgactataactcaattaaaaaaaaagtaaaaaaaaacaaaacaaaaccctgattCTATTTATAACCCCCTCGACTAAGCATCTTCGCCAGATGCTTTGCATCACCTGTTACTACAATTGAAAGAACttgtattataaaagaaaaaatgatcactgcataacatttgaaaaacataaaagtgtaaaaatgaaaataaatatgcctGTGATCCCACTGCCCAGAGATAACGATAACATCATGAAGACATTTTGGTGGATTTGCTTATaacctttttttcttcataagtAATTACGTGTATACACATGTATTCATTCACACATATATGTAGATATGGAAGTCACACCAGTTAAAACTGAGATTATTATATTTTAGGGCACAATctacaataaacatatatatggccATTCTGCTAATGACCGTTAGGTGGTTATTGTTTTTAATAGATAAATCTGCAGTAAACCCCCTTGTTAATAGATCTTTGTGTCTCTCTTTATATTTCTATACGTGGGTTCAGTGGATCAAAGATCGCAAATGTATTAAAGGCTCCTAATAGTTGACACCAGATTGCTTCCCAGAAAGATTATAGCCGTTTAAATGCCCATCCTCCCA
It encodes:
- the C25H12orf71 gene encoding uncharacterized protein C12orf71 homolog yields the protein MSTGHLGSKRLAPEAFCLLFLSETRVLVLPWLPTVPEHRLLAVGHLATETQDLKDFFFMAQELATPLSRGQPPEQSVTQTTAYPWDEGDLQFAPWNAMVPSFSSSSESSLSVSVGYFPCEDTFSYENTISNEDTPPEGPSGHFVPPLQGTWRTENIGRLLGRRDQTQDDPEQFCKLSITLAWDVDVASDNSDSTANWDPRGDNQWTDKCPKEKTPLTRSKLDGLVQKLEEFLENQKEDEDDDSLFPESAREEEAQLPSSSPPGMAQVSHREDDTCQDLATFNPAEKEDVIQFPQTPPRPWRHELAEIISQATGSQRTRTAGTSSPVPVSAGPPEEEDTASCTRALSCLHLGWIFRWLRQQVLSSRLRRGHPKKATESSRQLPQKARFSHRSKRIQPQEPLKLGHPVSPDF